The nucleotide window CTCAACTCGTCGGGAGCCGTGATCCGCGAGAGCGATACCGCTTCGTCCACCAGACGCTCGACGGAAGTCCGCGAGAAGTCCGACGTCGAGGCGGCGGCGGCGGATTTGCCGGAAAAGACACGTAGCGAGAGGTGCTGCTCCCGGGCGTGCTTGACCGTGTCCACCCGCCCGAGCCTGACCTGGGCCGAAAACGCCTTGTCTTCCACCAGGAAGGCATCGGCCGCCGTCGCTCCTCGCTCCCGCGCCCGCTTCAGGACATCGCTGAGGAGGTCGAGCATCCTAGACCTGGGTCCCGCCCACCGTGATGCCGTCGATCCTGATCGTCGGCAGCCCGACACCCACCGGCACCGACTGGCCGTCCTTGCCGCAGGTGCCGACGCCCTCGTCGAGCTTGAGATCGTGGCCGACGCGGCTCACGCGTGTGAGCGCCTCGGGCCCGCTGCCGATGAGCGTCGCGCCCTTGACCGGCCGTGTCACCTTGCCGTCTTCGATCAGGTAGGCCTCGCTGGCAGAGAAGACGAACTTGCCGTTGGTGATGTCCACCTGCCCCCCGCCGAAGTTCACGGCGTAGAGGCCGCGGGGCACCGAGCGGATGATGTCGGCGGGGTCGTCCTGGCCGGCCAGCATAAAGGTGTTCGTCATGCGCGGCATGGGCTGGTGCGCGTAGGACTCGCGCCGGCCGTTGCCCGTGGGCTCCCCGCCCATGAGGCGGGCGTTGAGCCTGTCCTGCATATAGCCGACGAGGACGCCCTTCTCGATGAGGACGTTCCGCCGCGTCGGGATACCCTCGTCGTCCACGTTGAGCGAGCCGCGCCGGTTGGCGATGGTGCCGTCGTCGATCACGGTGACGAGATCTGAGGCGACCTTCTGGCCCATGCGCCCCGAGAAG belongs to Candidatus Rokuibacteriota bacterium and includes:
- a CDS encoding metallopeptidase TldD-related protein — translated: FSGRMGQKVASDLVTVIDDGTIANRRGSLNVDDEGIPTRRNVLIEKGVLVGYMQDRLNARLMGGEPTGNGRRESYAHQPMPRMTNTFMLAGQDDPADIIRSVPRGLYAVNFGGGQVDITNGKFVFSASEAYLIEDGKVTRPVKGATLIGSGPEALTRVSRVGHDLKLDEGVGTCGKDGQSVPVGVGLPTIRIDGITVGGTQV